The following are encoded together in the Ranitomeya imitator isolate aRanImi1 chromosome 4, aRanImi1.pri, whole genome shotgun sequence genome:
- the LOC138674606 gene encoding transcription factor IIIB 50 kDa subunit-like encodes MSGGKRCPDCGSREIVEDAHYSQEQLVCADCGFVLTEGKLTSTHTEESYMQGDQNGSCAGRGQRGPAPAHCSTLTEKPPPAVLRLKELKEVCLKLSAQLPWLKRLTINKNNVVYHLGDILKHRTYLFRKALEDVEMATTRSEESKSSDLQHPSAAFLPPCMTKPRKRSHAIAFPNKLQDITGDEDISDSEIEQYLRTPAEMACFQQAQTRLVL; translated from the exons ATGTCCGGGGGTAAGCGATGCCCGGACTGCGGCTCCAGGGAGATTGTGGAGGACGCGCACTACTCCCAGGAGCAGCTTGTGTGCGCGGACTGCGGCTTCGTCTTGACCGAGGGGAAACTGACGAGCACTCACACCGAGGAGAGCTACATGCAAGGCGATCAAAATGGCAgct gtgctgggagaggtcagagaggcccggcgcctgcgcactgcagtactttgaccgAAAAGCCGCCTCCTGCGGTATTGCGATTGAAAGAACTTAAAGAAGTCTGCCTAAAGCTGTCCGCACAGCTACCCTGGCTGAAGAGGCTCACCATAAATAAGAACAATGTGGTATATCACTTGGGTGACATTTTAAAGCACAGGACTTATCTTTTCAGGAAGGCTCTGGAAGATGTGGAAATGGCCACCACAAGGTCAGAAGAAAGCAAGTCTTCTGATCTGCAGCATCCAAGTGCAGCTTTCCTTCCACCATGCATGACCAAGCCAAGGAAAAGATCACATGCCATTGCATTTCCCAATAAACTCCAAGATATTACTGGAGATGAGGATATTTCAGACAGTGAGATAGAGCAGTATCTGAGGACGCCAGCTGAGATGGCTTGTTTTCAGCAGGCACAGACTCGGCTTGTTCTTTAA